In a genomic window of Thermincola ferriacetica:
- a CDS encoding phenylacetate--CoA ligase family protein — MSREGIRELQGIRLQETVRRVYDNVPFYQKAFREIGLEPGDIKSVDDLSKLPFTVKQDLRDNYPFDLFAVPKSELVRVHASSGTTGKPIVVGYTQNDINNWADLMARCFAMAGATKDDTVQIAYGYGLFTGGLGCHYGAERLGATVVPISGGNTKRQLMLMQDFGTTVLACTPSYALYLAEEAVHMGIDLPASQLRIGVFGAEPWSDNMRKELENKMGIDAYNIYGLSEVIGPGVSMECQCKNGMHINEDYFIAEVVDPETLEPLPYGQKGELVFTSLLKEAFPVIRYRTRDISVLIEEKCDCGRTFVRMERVAGRTDDMLIIRGVNVFPSQIESVLLAIGETEPHYQLVVDRKGAMDDLEIWVEVSDKMFSDEIRRLEELERKLRNEIQSVLGISAKIKLVEPRTIPRSEGKAKRIVDKREL, encoded by the coding sequence ATGTCAAGAGAAGGTATTCGGGAACTACAGGGTATACGTTTGCAGGAAACTGTTCGGCGTGTTTACGACAACGTGCCTTTTTACCAAAAGGCTTTTCGGGAAATAGGTTTGGAACCCGGCGATATCAAAAGTGTGGATGATTTAAGCAAATTACCTTTTACTGTTAAACAGGACTTAAGGGATAATTATCCATTTGATCTGTTTGCGGTACCTAAATCCGAACTGGTACGGGTACACGCTTCTTCCGGAACTACCGGTAAGCCGATAGTGGTAGGTTATACCCAAAATGACATTAATAACTGGGCAGACCTGATGGCCCGTTGTTTTGCCATGGCGGGAGCTACAAAAGATGATACGGTGCAAATTGCTTACGGCTATGGATTATTTACCGGCGGTCTTGGCTGTCATTATGGGGCTGAAAGACTGGGGGCTACAGTTGTCCCCATTTCCGGTGGGAATACCAAGCGGCAGTTAATGCTCATGCAGGATTTCGGCACGACAGTTTTGGCTTGTACGCCTTCTTATGCTCTCTATTTAGCTGAAGAGGCTGTCCATATGGGTATTGATTTACCGGCCAGTCAGCTGCGGATCGGGGTCTTTGGCGCGGAACCCTGGTCCGATAACATGCGCAAGGAACTGGAAAACAAGATGGGGATTGATGCTTATAACATATATGGACTGAGCGAAGTAATTGGGCCCGGCGTTTCTATGGAATGCCAGTGCAAAAACGGGATGCATATCAATGAAGATTACTTTATTGCCGAGGTGGTGGATCCCGAGACTTTGGAGCCGCTCCCATACGGACAGAAAGGTGAACTTGTATTTACTTCTTTGCTTAAGGAAGCCTTTCCTGTTATCAGGTACAGGACCAGAGACATTTCGGTATTAATTGAAGAAAAATGTGACTGCGGTCGGACTTTTGTTCGCATGGAGAGGGTAGCAGGCAGAACCGATGATATGCTTATCATCCGCGGTGTCAACGTATTTCCGTCGCAAATTGAAAGTGTGTTGTTGGCTATTGGCGAGACAGAGCCCCATTACCAGCTGGTTGTAGACCGTAAAGGAGCAATGGATGACCTGGAAATCTGGGTTGAGGTATCTGATAAGATGTTCTCCGATGAAATTAGACGACTGGAAGAATTGGAGCGCAAACTGCGCAACGAAATTCAGAGCGTCTTGGGAATTTCCGCCAAGATTAAGCTGGTTGAGCCCAGAACCATTCCTAGAAGCGAAGGTAAGGCAAAACGCATAGTGGATAAAAGGGAGTTATAA